GCCGCGAAGTGATCGGGCAGGGGGGCGGTCACGTCGATCAGATCGCCTTCGGGATGTTCGATCCGCAGGCGGCGCGCGTGCAGATGCATCTTGCGGCTGATGCTGCCAGTCAGGAACGCGGCCTGCCCGCCATACTTGCCATCACCCACAATCGGATGCCCGATGGCGGCCATATGTACGCGCAACTGGTGGGTGCGGCCGGTCAGCGGTTGCAGCTCGACCCATGCCGCCGAATTGCCCGCACGGCTGATCACGCGATAGCGGGTGCGGGCAGACTGCCCTTCGCCGCTTTCATCGACCATCATCTTTTCGCCGCCGGTGCCCGGCTGCTTGGACAGCGGCAATTCGATCATGCCGTCCTTGATATCGGGAATGCCGACGATCAGCGCCCAGTAGATCTTGCGCGCGGTGCGGCCGGAAAAGCGCTTGGAAAAGAACGCCGCACTGTTGGCCGAGCGCGCAATGAGCAGTACGCCCGACGTGTCCTTGTCGAGCCGGTGGACCAGACGCGGGCGCGCATCGGTTTCGCCCACGAACGCATCGAGCAGTCCGTCGACATGCTCATAGGTGCCGCTGCCGCCTTGTGTGGCAAGGCCCGGCGGCTTGTTGAGGATGATCGCCGCGCGATCCTGTTCCAGCACCATCGATTCGGCGAGTTCGATCTGGGCATCGGTCAGCGGCTTGCGGACACGCGGTCCCCTGGGACCGGGAGGTAGCGCGCCGCCCGGCGGTACACGCACGACCTGGCCCTTCAGGACCCGCGTATCGACATCAGCGCGCTTGCCGTCCACGCGGATCTGCCCGGTGCGCGCCCAGCGCGATACCATGGCAAAGCCAACCTCCGGCAGATGGCGCTTGAACCAGCGGTCGAGCCGCACGTCGTCATCGTCATGCTGGACGGTGAACTGGCGGACGTGATCGTCGCCCGATTTCTTCGGTGCCTTGCTCATGCGATGGCCCTTGTAATGAAAAGGCCGATAAACAAGCCTGCAATTCCTGCGATGACTGACCCGGCGGCATAGAGTGCCGCCATGCCGAACATGCCCTTTTCGATCAGCAATGCCGATTCAAGGCTGAAAGCCGAGAACGTGGTAAAGCCGCCCAGCACACCGACGCCGACCAGCAGCCGCCACACTTCTCCGGCGGTTCCCTGGCGGGCAAGCCATCCGGCCAGCAGGCCCATCAGCAGGCTTCCGGCAAAATTGATCGAAAACGTGCCCCAGGGGAACACGGCATTGGGACCGGCAGCCACGCCGATCAGGCGCCCGGCGTGGTAACGCAGCACCGCCCCGCTTGCGCCGCCAAGGGCGACCAGCGTAGAGGCCTGCAATGTCGAAGGGTGGTTCATGCCGCGCCCCTTAGACTGTCAGTGCGCGAATTGCACGACTTTGCTTGCCTTTGCTGCCCAATTTGGGTAGTGGCCCGCCGGTCCGAGCCGATCCCGTTGGATTCGGCCCGTTTAGTGTTTCCATGAATTGTGGTGACTCCCGCAGGCATAGCGGGCTCTCGCCGTAAGATTGAGGTATAGCGGTTTATGCAGATTCTCGTTCGCGATAACAACGTCGACCAGGCCCTTCGTGCGCTCAAGAAGAAGCTGCAGCGCGAAGGTGTGTATCGCGAAATGAAGCTGCGCCGTCACTTCGAAAAGCCGTCGGAAAAGCGCGCTCGCGAGAAGGCTGCCGCCGTTCGCCGCGCTCGCAAGCTTGAACGCAAGCGCCAGGAACGTGACGGCGCGAAGTAGGACCGGAAGGGGCCATCGCGCCCCATCTGGCTACTTGCCGTTTCGGCCCGCTTGGGCCAAGAGGGCGCCGTAACCCGGCGCCCTTTTCTGTGTCCGGGACCCATCGAATCCGGCGCGACTCGTGCGAGTCGCGACTCCAGGGGGAAAACATGTCGGAAGTCACCCGCGTTCCGTTGCAGCCTGTCGCCAAAGGCTCGCTCACCAAGATATGGCTTGGCGTGATCGTCGCCGTGCTGATCGGTTCGGGCGTTGCCTATGCCACCCGTTACAAGGGCGTTTCGATCGAAACGGTGAAGGCCGGTGCCGGCGCATCGCCTACCAAAAGCGACGTTGCTCTGATCAACTATGTCGGTCGCCTGGCCACCGGCAAGGAGTTCGATCGTGGTGAGCGCGCCGTGCTGCCGCTCGAAACCGTGATCCCCGGTTTCTCCGAAGGTCTGGCCAAGATGCAGAAGGGCGGCAAGTACGTCCTCGAAATCCCGGCCGACAAGGCTTACGGTGCCGAAGAGAAGCGCAATCCGCAGACCGGCGAAGTCGTCATTCCTGCCAACAGCGATCTCGTTTTCGAAATCGAACTGATCGACTACAAAAGCTCCGCCGAGCTTGAGCAGCAGCGCATGATGCTCGAACAGATGCAGAAGATGCAGGGCGGTGCAGGTGGCGCTCCGGGCGGTATGCCGCAGGGCATGCCCCAGGAGATGCCGATGCCCGAAGGCGCGCCACAACCCTGATCGCGCCGGGGGAGGGGCCATCCGGTCTCGCCTCGGCTTGAAGCACGCCGCGCGCTCTGGTAGCGCGCGGCGTTTCCATGTTATCGCGCGTTGAAAGTATCCGACCATGTCCGTAGATACCGCCACGGTGGCAAAGATCGCCTCGCTGGCCCGCATAAAGGTCTCCGAGGCAGAGCTTGAGGCGATGGTGCCCGAACTGAACGGCATTCTCGCCTGGGTCGAACAGCTCGCCGAAGTCGATGTTACCGGGATCGAGCCGATGACTGCCGTCATCCCCAACACACAGCGGCTGCGCGACGATGTGGTGAACGCCGATCCGCTGACCGGCGGCAACATGCGCGATGCGGTGCTGGCCAATGCCCCTGCGCCGGAACACGGCTTCTTCGGCGTTCCCAAGGTGATCGAATAATGACCAATCTGACCGATCTTGGCATCGCTGCCATCCGCAAGGGCGTGGTAGATGGTGATTTCACTGCCACCGAAGTGGCCACCGCGTTCAACGCGGCGGTTTCCGAGGCACAGTCCGCGCTCAATGCCTTCATCATCACCACGCCGGAAAAAGCGCTGGAAGCAGCAGCGCAGGTTGATGCGGACCGCGCTGCCGGAAAGCCGCTCGGCACCATGGCAGGTGTGCCCATCGGCATGAAGGATCTGTTCGCCACCCATGGCGTACAGACCACCGCTGCCTCGAAAATTCTCGAAGGCTTCAAGCCGCAGTACGAATCGACCGTTTCGCGGAATCTGTGGAACGCAGGCGCGGGCATGCTGGGCAAGCTCAATCTCGATCAGTTCGCGATGGGTTCTTCCAACGAAACCAGCGCCTTCGGCAATGTCATCTCGCCGTGGCGTCGGCCGAACGACACCGCGCCGCTGGCACCAGGCGGCTCGTCGGGCGGCTCGTCCACTGCGGTTTCCGCGCGCCTTGCACCTGCGGCCACCGGCACTGACACCGGCGGTTCGATCCGCCAGCCCGCTGCGTTTACTGGTATTTCGGGCATCAAGCCGACGTATGGCCGCTGCTCGCGCTGGGGTATCGTCGCTTTCGCCTCGTCGCTCGATCAGGCAGGCCCGATGGCGCGTGATGTGACCGATTGCGCGATCATGCTCGAAGCCATGGCCGGGTTCGATCCCAAGGATTCGACCAGCCTTGACCTGCCCGTGCCGGAATGGACGGCGAACCTTTCCGGCGACATGCGTGGGCGCAAGGTTGGCATCCCGCGCGAATACCGTCTCGACGGCATGGACCCGGACGTGGCGAAATCGTGGGATGATGGCATCGCCTGGCTGAAGGACGCAGGCGCGGAAATCGTCGAGATCAGCCTGCCCCACACCAAGTATGCGCTGCCGACGTATTACATCATTGCACCCGCCGAAGCCTCGTCGAACCTCGCCCGCTACGATGGTGTGCGCTATGGCCTGCGTGACCTTCCCGATGGCGCGGGCTTGCAGGACATGTACGCCGCCACCCGCGCCGCAGGGTTCGGGCCGGAAGTGAAGCGCCGCATCATGATCGGTACTTATGTGCTCTCGGCGGGTTTCTATGATGCCTATTACACGCAGGCGCAGAAGGTCCGCGCGCTGATCGCGCGTGATTTCACCGAAGCATTCAAGTTGTGCGACGTGATCCTTGCCCCCACCGCGCCGTCCTCGGCCTTCGCGCTGGGCGAAAAGAGCGCCGATCCGCTGGAAATGTACCTGAACGACGTGTTCTCGGTGCCCGCCAGTCTGGCAGGTCTGCCCGCGATGTCGGTTCCGGCCGGGCTTGACCGCAGCGGTCTGCCGCTCGGCCTGCAAGTGATCGGCAAGGCGTTCGACGAACAGGGCGTGCTCAACGCAGGACTGGCCATCGAGACCCGCGCCGCATTCACCGCGCGCCCGGAGAAGTGGTGGTAACTTTCGCGCAGGATCGCAATGGCGGGGGCGCGGTCGCCCGTTATCCGGTCCTTGATGCCTTGCGCGGCCTTGCGGCGCTGGGTGTGGTGTTTCACCACATCCCGGCCAGTTCGGGCCTTTCCGCCGCTGGATGGGACATCAATTTCGGCAGGCTCGTCGATTTGTTTTTCGTAATCTCCGGCTTCGTGATTACCTCGGCCTACGGCACACGCCTTGCTGGCGGATTTTCATTCCTGCGGTTCGCATGGCTCCGCTGGGGTCGTATCTGGCCTTTGCACGCGGTGATGCTGGCGCTGTTCCTGATCGCGATGGCCGGGCTAGGGCTCGCACGGCCAGACATGCGTGTGAACGGCATCCTCGCGGGGCGTCAGGACATCGCCGATCTGCCTGCCGCCTTGCTGTTGCTCAATGGCTTCGTGCCAATCACAGGCATGGCGTGGAACCACCCAAGCTGGTCGGTTTCCATCGAAATGGTGTTGTACGTCCTCGCTGCGCTGGCTTGGCGCTGGCTGGGGCAAGGCGCGGTGGCAGCGGCACTGATCGCAGCAGCTCTGGCGCTGGCGATGCTCTTGCTTGATCCCGAAGCGCTGGGCCTTGCCTATGACCTGGCACGCGGCATCGCCGGTTTCGGTCTTGGCATGGCCCTGCATGCTGTTTTCACTGCGCTTCGCCCGTCTGCAAATTCATCTTCGGCGCTGTTTACTGCACTGGAAATCACCGCGCTCGTTGCGCTTGGTGCCGTTCTGTGGGGTAGTGGCAATATTGCCGCGTTTGATCTTGCCGCCGTGGCCTTTGTCGGCCTTGGGGCAATTGGCAAGGGGATGGTGTCAAAGCTCCTCGAAACCCGTCCGTTCCAGTTGCTCGGTACGCTGTCCTACGCGCTCTACATGGTCCATGTCTTCGTGATCGGGCGCGTGTTCGATCTGCTCGGCGTGGTGCAGGGCAGGCTGGGCATGACCATCGCCGAAACCCGATTTGGCGGAGCCGATACATTGGTGGGGCCGGACTGGCAGGCAGACCTCGCCAAGCTGACAATCATCGCCATCTGCCTTGCGGCCGCATGGCCCGCCGCCGTCCTGATTGAGCGCCCTGCGAGAGCGTGGTCGCGCCGCAAGGCTGCTTCATTTCCCTCAACGCCAGTTTCGGGCAACTGACCTCTTCCCAACTGCACACTCACACCTTATCGGGCAACACCATGAGCGACTATCGTATCCAGGGCGACACCGGCGAATGGGAGGTCGTGATCGGCCTTGAAGTCCATGCGCAGATCACCACCCATGCCAAACTGTTCTCCGGCGCAGCGACAGCATTCGGGGCTGAACCGAACACGCAGGTCAGCCTGGTCGATGCGGCAATGCCCGGCATGCTGCCCGTGCCCAACCGCGAATGCATCCGGCAGGCCGTGCGCACCGGCATGGCGATCAACGCCCAGATCAACAAGTGGTCGCGGTTTGACCGGAAGAACTACTTCTACGCCGATCTTCCGCAGGGCTACCAGATCAGCCAGCTTTACCACCCCATCGTGGGTGAAGGCGCGATCGAGATCCAGATCGATGACAAGAACCCGGACGCGACCAAGACCATCGGCGTCGAACGCATCCATGTGGAGCAGGATGCGGGCAAGCTGATGCACGATCAGCACCCGACGATGTCCTACGTCGATCTCAACCGGTCGGGCGTGGCGCTGATGGAAATCGTCAGCCGCCCGGACATGGGTTCGCCCGCCGAAGCCGGAGCCTATCTGTCGAAGCTGCGCACGATCCTGCGTTTCGTCGGTTCGTGCGATGGCAACATGGATCAGGGATCGATGCGCGCAGACGTCAATGTCTCGGTGCGCAAGCCCGGCGGCGAACTCGGCACCCGGACCGAGACCAAGAACGTCAATTCGGTCCGTTTCGTGATGGCCGTGGTCGAACAGGAAGCAAAGCGCCAGGTCGCGCTGATCGAGGACGGCGGCAAGGTCGTGCAGGAAACGCGCCTCTACGATCCCGATCGCAATGAAACGCGCTCGATGCGTTCGAAGGAAGACGCGCACGATTATCGCTACTTCCCCGACCCCGATCTGCTGCCATTGGTGCTGGACGACGCCTTCCTGGACGAATGCCGCGCAAGCCTGCCCGAACTGCCCGACGCCAAGCGCCGCCGTTACGAATCCGCGCTCGGCCTTTCGCCCTACAACGCCAATGTCCTGACCGCCGATGTCGAAACCGCGCGCTGGTTCGAACTGCTGCTGGCTGAAACGGCCGCCAAAGCCAGCAAGAGCGAGGCCGAAGTTGCCAAGCAGGCTGCC
This genomic interval from Novosphingobium sp. CECT 9465 contains the following:
- a CDS encoding RluA family pseudouridine synthase; protein product: MSKAPKKSGDDHVRQFTVQHDDDDVRLDRWFKRHLPEVGFAMVSRWARTGQIRVDGKRADVDTRVLKGQVVRVPPGGALPPGPRGPRVRKPLTDAQIELAESMVLEQDRAAIILNKPPGLATQGGSGTYEHVDGLLDAFVGETDARPRLVHRLDKDTSGVLLIARSANSAAFFSKRFSGRTARKIYWALIVGIPDIKDGMIELPLSKQPGTGGEKMMVDESGEGQSARTRYRVISRAGNSAAWVELQPLTGRTHQLRVHMAAIGHPIVGDGKYGGQAAFLTGSISRKMHLHARRLRIEHPEGDLIDVTAPLPDHFAASMAQLGFHEEDGDLAIDPIKPIPEKTMQKRAAKAHSKEYRKERRGERRKRADGGTASGGGGRKATGKRAVAEAAAAPKRKSGVRKPVDGAPARSGTKPVGKPPLGDRKPAPRKPAAGKPVGGKSAGGKPAGDKPAGRKPAGRKPAAPRAAPARPKGPPKGKAG
- the crcB gene encoding fluoride efflux transporter CrcB — its product is MNHPSTLQASTLVALGGASGAVLRYHAGRLIGVAAGPNAVFPWGTFSINFAGSLLMGLLAGWLARQGTAGEVWRLLVGVGVLGGFTTFSAFSLESALLIEKGMFGMAALYAAGSVIAGIAGLFIGLFITRAIA
- the rpsU gene encoding 30S ribosomal protein S21; the encoded protein is MQILVRDNNVDQALRALKKKLQREGVYREMKLRRHFEKPSEKRAREKAAAVRRARKLERKRQERDGAK
- a CDS encoding FKBP-type peptidyl-prolyl cis-trans isomerase, yielding MSEVTRVPLQPVAKGSLTKIWLGVIVAVLIGSGVAYATRYKGVSIETVKAGAGASPTKSDVALINYVGRLATGKEFDRGERAVLPLETVIPGFSEGLAKMQKGGKYVLEIPADKAYGAEEKRNPQTGEVVIPANSDLVFEIELIDYKSSAELEQQRMMLEQMQKMQGGAGGAPGGMPQGMPQEMPMPEGAPQP
- the gatC gene encoding Asp-tRNA(Asn)/Glu-tRNA(Gln) amidotransferase subunit GatC; amino-acid sequence: MSVDTATVAKIASLARIKVSEAELEAMVPELNGILAWVEQLAEVDVTGIEPMTAVIPNTQRLRDDVVNADPLTGGNMRDAVLANAPAPEHGFFGVPKVIE
- the gatA gene encoding Asp-tRNA(Asn)/Glu-tRNA(Gln) amidotransferase subunit GatA codes for the protein MTNLTDLGIAAIRKGVVDGDFTATEVATAFNAAVSEAQSALNAFIITTPEKALEAAAQVDADRAAGKPLGTMAGVPIGMKDLFATHGVQTTAASKILEGFKPQYESTVSRNLWNAGAGMLGKLNLDQFAMGSSNETSAFGNVISPWRRPNDTAPLAPGGSSGGSSTAVSARLAPAATGTDTGGSIRQPAAFTGISGIKPTYGRCSRWGIVAFASSLDQAGPMARDVTDCAIMLEAMAGFDPKDSTSLDLPVPEWTANLSGDMRGRKVGIPREYRLDGMDPDVAKSWDDGIAWLKDAGAEIVEISLPHTKYALPTYYIIAPAEASSNLARYDGVRYGLRDLPDGAGLQDMYAATRAAGFGPEVKRRIMIGTYVLSAGFYDAYYTQAQKVRALIARDFTEAFKLCDVILAPTAPSSAFALGEKSADPLEMYLNDVFSVPASLAGLPAMSVPAGLDRSGLPLGLQVIGKAFDEQGVLNAGLAIETRAAFTARPEKWW
- a CDS encoding acyltransferase — its product is MVTFAQDRNGGGAVARYPVLDALRGLAALGVVFHHIPASSGLSAAGWDINFGRLVDLFFVISGFVITSAYGTRLAGGFSFLRFAWLRWGRIWPLHAVMLALFLIAMAGLGLARPDMRVNGILAGRQDIADLPAALLLLNGFVPITGMAWNHPSWSVSIEMVLYVLAALAWRWLGQGAVAAALIAAALALAMLLLDPEALGLAYDLARGIAGFGLGMALHAVFTALRPSANSSSALFTALEITALVALGAVLWGSGNIAAFDLAAVAFVGLGAIGKGMVSKLLETRPFQLLGTLSYALYMVHVFVIGRVFDLLGVVQGRLGMTIAETRFGGADTLVGPDWQADLAKLTIIAICLAAAWPAAVLIERPARAWSRRKAASFPSTPVSGN
- the gatB gene encoding Asp-tRNA(Asn)/Glu-tRNA(Gln) amidotransferase subunit GatB encodes the protein MSDYRIQGDTGEWEVVIGLEVHAQITTHAKLFSGAATAFGAEPNTQVSLVDAAMPGMLPVPNRECIRQAVRTGMAINAQINKWSRFDRKNYFYADLPQGYQISQLYHPIVGEGAIEIQIDDKNPDATKTIGVERIHVEQDAGKLMHDQHPTMSYVDLNRSGVALMEIVSRPDMGSPAEAGAYLSKLRTILRFVGSCDGNMDQGSMRADVNVSVRKPGGELGTRTETKNVNSVRFVMAVVEQEAKRQVALIEDGGKVVQETRLYDPDRNETRSMRSKEDAHDYRYFPDPDLLPLVLDDAFLDECRASLPELPDAKRRRYESALGLSPYNANVLTADVETARWFELLLAETAAKASKSEAEVAKQAANWLISELFGALNKLGKSLETSPVSPAAGAELLALVADSTISGSIAKQVLEKMLETGDGAALIVERDGLKQTTDTGAIEAAIDTILANNADKVEQYKAGKEALFGFFVGQTMKAMQGKANPQMINELLKKKLA